One Nostoc punctiforme PCC 73102 DNA window includes the following coding sequences:
- a CDS encoding chemotaxis protein CheB, which yields MSFKIVVIGTSLGGLSALKIILGKLPADFIVPIAIVQHRHKESNSTLQELLQESTSLPIREVEDKDEILPGHIYIAPADYHLLVEPGHFALSTDEPVSYARPSIDVLFESAADVYTEQVIGVILTGANQDGMQGLKKIKARGGITIVQDPTTAESDIMPEAAISAVTVDWILTLSNIASQMVKLCHSSRK from the coding sequence GTGTCGTTTAAAATTGTGGTGATTGGTACTTCTTTAGGCGGATTATCAGCATTAAAAATTATTCTGGGGAAGTTACCAGCAGACTTCATAGTGCCGATCGCGATCGTGCAACACCGTCACAAGGAATCTAACAGCACACTCCAGGAATTATTGCAAGAGTCTACTTCACTGCCGATTCGAGAAGTGGAAGACAAAGACGAAATACTACCAGGACATATCTACATAGCTCCAGCAGATTATCACTTACTGGTTGAACCAGGTCACTTTGCTCTTTCGACTGATGAGCCAGTTTCTTATGCCAGACCATCTATTGATGTGTTGTTTGAGTCAGCAGCCGATGTCTACACTGAGCAAGTTATTGGTGTAATATTGACAGGAGCAAATCAAGATGGTATGCAAGGTCTTAAGAAAATAAAAGCGCGGGGAGGAATAACTATCGTACAGGACCCTACTACAGCTGAGAGCGATATTATGCCAGAAGCAGCAATTTCTGCTGTTACAGTAGACTGGATTTTGACACTCTCAAACATAGCTTCCCAAATGGTCAAGCTCTGTCACTCATCACGGAAATAA
- a CDS encoding hybrid sensor histidine kinase/response regulator has protein sequence MQMEPKVNILLVDDKLENLLALEAILEKLGENLVRATSGEEALRCLLHQDFAVILLDVQMPGMDGFETATLIRNRGRSRHTPIIFLTAFSTSDQMLFKGYALGAVDYLLKPLDPNILTSKVTVFVELFKKTEAIKQQAAQLVAMNAELRQSEERLRSLSTCSPVGIFEIDTEGGCRYTNPRYQIICGLKATESLEKSWLESVHPEDRERAVASWSNYICEGRDYSEEFRFQTAQGIIRWVQVRSSPMLSGQGELLGYVGTLEDITERKQAEEVRAQVIREQTARQEAEAANRMKDEFLAVLSHELRTPLTSMLGWSKILRSKKLDDKATSRALEAIERNAISQMQLIEDILDVSRIIRGQLRLNVSAVNLISVMEAALEAVRPLAEPKEIQLNTVLDTSVGSVYGDPARLQQIVWNLLTNAIKFTPKGGRVEVNLSIVYGEEQQTTQKYAQIQVIDTGIGISSEFLPKVFERFRQADSTTTRSHNGLGLGLAIVRHLVELHKGTIFAQSPGSGQGATFTVRLPLLQDNRGNRGNRENREAAEGISSSVASTPLAGLKVLVVDDEADTRNFLSFMFEEYGAIATAVASVDEALAVLEQAKADILISDIGMSEQDGYTLIRKLRSLEPEKGGCMPAIALTAYTREEDRLEALAAGFQQHLSKPIDPTKLIAMVASVLKLSVQVPVS, from the coding sequence ATGCAGATGGAACCCAAAGTAAACATCCTTCTAGTGGATGATAAACTAGAAAATTTGCTAGCACTAGAAGCAATCCTGGAAAAACTGGGAGAGAATTTGGTGAGAGCGACTTCTGGCGAAGAAGCTTTGAGGTGTCTGCTACATCAAGACTTCGCAGTGATTTTGCTAGATGTCCAAATGCCAGGGATGGATGGCTTTGAAACTGCAACCTTGATTCGTAATCGGGGGCGATCGCGTCACACTCCAATTATCTTTCTCACTGCCTTCAGCACCAGCGACCAAATGCTATTTAAAGGCTATGCCTTGGGTGCAGTTGATTATTTGCTCAAACCATTAGACCCCAATATTTTGACTTCTAAAGTCACAGTATTTGTAGAACTATTTAAGAAAACAGAAGCTATCAAGCAACAAGCAGCGCAGTTGGTAGCCATGAATGCGGAACTCAGGCAAAGTGAAGAACGATTGCGATCGCTAAGTACCTGTTCACCCGTCGGCATTTTTGAAATTGATACTGAAGGAGGATGTAGATATACTAATCCTCGCTATCAAATAATTTGTGGTTTGAAGGCGACAGAGAGTTTAGAAAAAAGCTGGCTAGAATCTGTTCATCCAGAAGATAGAGAACGAGCAGTTGCTAGTTGGTCTAACTACATTTGTGAGGGTCGTGACTACTCTGAAGAGTTTCGCTTTCAAACTGCTCAAGGCATCATTCGTTGGGTTCAGGTTCGCTCATCACCAATGCTTTCCGGTCAAGGGGAATTGCTGGGATATGTAGGCACTCTCGAAGATATTACTGAACGCAAGCAAGCAGAAGAAGTCCGCGCTCAAGTAATTAGAGAACAGACCGCAAGGCAAGAAGCAGAAGCAGCAAATCGGATGAAAGATGAGTTTCTTGCCGTTCTCTCCCACGAACTTCGTACACCTCTCACCTCGATGCTGGGTTGGTCAAAAATTCTCCGCTCTAAGAAACTTGACGACAAAGCCACTTCCCGCGCCCTAGAGGCCATTGAACGCAATGCTATATCTCAGATGCAACTAATTGAGGATATCTTAGATGTATCTCGGATTATCCGTGGACAGTTGCGATTAAACGTCTCTGCGGTGAATCTCATCTCAGTGATGGAGGCAGCTTTAGAAGCAGTGCGTCCGCTAGCAGAGCCAAAAGAGATTCAATTAAATACTGTCTTAGATACTTCAGTCGGTTCAGTTTATGGCGATCCAGCGCGGTTACAGCAAATAGTATGGAATCTCTTAACTAATGCCATTAAGTTTACCCCCAAGGGCGGCAGAGTCGAAGTGAATCTGTCAATAGTCTATGGTGAAGAACAACAAACAACTCAAAAATATGCCCAAATTCAAGTTATCGATACGGGTATAGGCATCAGTTCTGAGTTCTTACCGAAAGTATTTGAGCGTTTCCGACAAGCAGACAGCACCACAACGCGATCGCACAATGGACTAGGGCTAGGACTAGCGATCGTCCGTCATTTAGTGGAACTGCATAAAGGTACAATATTTGCCCAAAGTCCAGGTAGTGGACAGGGAGCAACCTTTACTGTGAGACTACCACTGCTACAAGACAATAGAGGGAATAGAGGGAATAGGGAAAATAGAGAAGCCGCAGAAGGAATTTCTTCCTCTGTGGCATCGACACCGCTTGCTGGATTAAAAGTTTTAGTTGTAGATGACGAAGCAGATACCCGTAACTTTCTCAGTTTTATGTTTGAAGAGTATGGAGCGATCGCCACTGCGGTAGCATCAGTTGATGAAGCATTAGCAGTACTTGAGCAAGCAAAAGCAGATATCCTGATTAGCGACATCGGTATGTCGGAGCAAGATGGTTATACACTAATTCGGAAACTGCGCTCTTTAGAACCAGAAAAAGGTGGATGTATGCCAGCGATCGCTTTAACAGCGTACACGCGAGAAGAAGACCGCTTAGAAGCGCTTGCAGCAGGGTTTCAGCAGCATTTATCTAAGCCAATA